The Euphorbia lathyris chromosome 2, ddEupLath1.1, whole genome shotgun sequence genome includes a window with the following:
- the LOC136219662 gene encoding ATP sulfurylase 1, chloroplastic-like, with translation MASISTLFNKTAFPTQSLPKSFNPNFAPPLNVSFSPKLSSKRMVRLRAALIEPDGGKLVQLFVEKSQKDVKQKEAISLPKITLTKIDIQWVHVLSEGWASPLRGFMRESQFLQTLHFNAIRLDDGSVVNMSVPIVLALDDLQKQRIGDSKKVALVDSQDNTIAILSDIEIYKHHKEERIARTWGTTAPGLPYVEEAITPSGNWLIGGDLEVIEPIKYNDGLDRFRLSPAELREEFTKRNADAVFAFQLRNPVHNGHALLMTDTRKRLLDMGYKNPVLLLHPLGGFTKADDVPLSWRMKQHEKVLEDGVLDPETTVVSIFPSPMHYAGPTEVQWHAKARINAGANFYIVGRDPAGMGHPVEKRDLYDADHGKKVLSMAPGLERLNILPFKVAAYDKTQGKMAFFDPSRAQDFLFISGTKMRSLAKNKENPPNGFMCPGGWEVLVEYYDSLTPANNGKLPEAVPA, from the exons ATGGCTTCCATTTCAACCCTCTTCAACAAAACCGCTTTTCCTACTCAATCTCTCCCCAAGTCCTTCAATCCCAATTTTGCCCCTCCCCTTAATGTCTCCTTCTCTCCCAAGCTTTCCTCCAAAAGGATGGTCCGCCTTCGAGCGGCGTTGATCGAACCCGATGGTGGGAAATTAGTCCAACTGTTTGTTGAAAAGTCGCAGAAAGATGTTAAGCAGAAAGAGGCGATTTCATTGCCTAAGATAACATTGACCAAGATTGATATCCAATGGGTTCATGTTTTGAGCGAAGGTTGGGCTAGCCCGCTCCGTGGATTCATGAGAGAATCACAGTTCCTCCAAACACTTCATTTCAACGCTATCCGTCTTGATGACGGCTCCGTTGTAAACATGTCTGTTCCGATTGTGCTTGCTCTTGATGATTTGCAGAAGCAACGGATCGGCGATTCCAAAAAGGTCGCTCTCGTTGACTCTCAGGATAATACCATTGCCATTTTGAGCGA CATTGAGATCTACAAGCACCACAAGGAAGAACGGATTGCAAGAACTTGGGGGACTACTGCCCCGGGTCTTCCATATGTTGAAGAAGCTATTACCCCATCTGGGAACTGGCTGATTGGAGGAGATTTGGAGGTTATAGAACCAATCAAGTACAATGATGGTTTGGATCGCTTTCGATTATCCCCTGCAGAACTCCGTGAGGAATTCACAAAGCGCAATGCAGATGCTGTCTTTGCTTTTCAGCTCAGAAACCCTGTGCACAATGGCCATGCTTTGCTAATGACAGATACTCGTAAGCGGCTTCTAGATATGGGTTATAAGAATCCTGTCCTTCTACTTCACCCATTAGGAGGCTTCACCAAGGCAGATGATGTTCCTCTTAGTTGGAGAATGAAGCAACATGAGAAG GTGCTTGAAGACGGTGTACTTGATCCTGAGACAACAGTCGTTTCTATTTTCCCGTCTCCCATGCATTACGCTGGTCCGACTGAGGTGCAGTGGCATGCAAAAGCTCGAATTAACGCTGGAGCTAACTTCTACATTGTTGGTAGGGATCCGGCTGGAATGGGCCATCCGGTTGAGAAAAGGGATTTATACGATGCTGACCATGGGAAGAAGGTGCTGAGTATGGCTCCAGGATTAGAGCGGCTAAACATTCTTCCTTTCAAG GTTGCTGCCTATGATAAGACTcagggaaaaatggcattctTTGATCCATCAAGGGCTCAAGACTTCCTCTTCATATCCGGCACCAAG ATGCGGTCGCTTGCGAAGAACAAGGAGAATCCTCCAAATGGTTTCATGTGCCCTGGTGGATGGGAAGTGTTGGTTGAATACTATGACAGTTTGACTCCGGCAAACAATGGCAAACTCCCTGAAGCTGTCCCGGCGTAA